Proteins found in one Saccharomyces mikatae IFO 1815 strain IFO1815 genome assembly, chromosome: 5 genomic segment:
- the PCL6 gene encoding Pcl6p (similar to Saccharomyces cerevisiae PCL6 (YER059W) and PCL7 (YIL050W); ancestral locus Anc_7.240) → MSIKGDSPSSTKASSSPKSTYSIQSDDKVNLVDSGNVDVSTDNPQQDNNRRDIVVVTRVASDETLESQSSTSSMGVRPESSLIYEDASNQSRAEVNNRVHAPSMNSIHKYHPVRLPKKNEAINSYEKVQDARTVQSSTQEDKILDGDRSNPQATPSLNIAEFPTDKLLKMLTALLTKIIKSNDRTAATNPSLTQEIENGRCLTLTDDEKKYLSPVLGFRGKHVPQIGLDQYFQRIQKYCPTTNDVFLSLLVYFDRISKRCNDATTTPTPNTVKHKSTSDEKSPNRANRGVDKMSECNSNENNENNDSGDENTDVQKDSMPHPQMFVMDSHNIHRLIIAGITVSTKFLSDFFYSNSRYSRVGGISLQELNHLELQFLVLCDFELLISVNELQRYADLLYRFWNNATAQSQALVTSV, encoded by the coding sequence ATGTCTATCAAAGGCGATTCTCCTTCATCGACTAAGGCTAGCAGTAGTCCGAAGTCCACATATTCAATACAGTCGGATGATAAAGTAAATCTCGTAGACAGTGGTAACGTTGATGTAAGCACGGATAATCCACAGCAAGACAACAATAGACGTGACATTGTAGTCGTGACAAGAGTAGCTTCTGATGAGACATTAGAATCACAATCATCTACATCTTCTATGGGAGTTAGACCAGAATCGTCCCTCATTTATGAGGATGCTTCCAATCAATCCAGAGCCGAAGTGAATAATCGAGTGCATGCCCCAAGCATGAACAGCATTCACAAATACCATCCAGTACGATTACCCAAGAAAAACGAGGCAATCAATTCATATGAGAAAGTGCAAGATGCACGTACAGTTCAATCATCTACACAAGAAGATAAAATACTTGACGGTGACAGGAGTAATCCCCAAGCAACCCCGTCTTTGAATATCGCAGAATTCCCTACAGATAAGCTTCTTAAAATGTTGACAGCACTATTAACAAAAATTATTAAGTCTAATGATAGGACAGCGGCGACAAACCCTAGTTTGACGCAAGAGATTGAAAATGGGAGGTGTCTCACCCTAACTGacgatgaaaagaaatatttgaGCCCTGTCTTGGGGTTCAGAGGAAAGCACGTACCACAAATCGGTCTCGACCAGTATTTTCAGAGGATTCAAAAGTATTGCCCCACGACGAATgatgtatttttatcaCTCCTTGTATACTTCGATAGAATATCCAAGAGATGCAATGATGCTACTACGACGCCCACACCTAATACTGTAAAACACAAGTCAACCTCAGATGAAAAATCCCCGAACAGAGCTAATAGAGGTGTCGACAAGATGTCCGAGTGTAAcagtaatgaaaataatgaaaataacgATTCAGGTGACGAAAATACAGATGTTCAAAAGGATTCAATGCCACATCCCCAAATGTTTGTGATGGATTCACATAACATTCACAGGTTGATCATAGCAGGTATTACAGTAAGTACGAAGTTTTTAAGTGATTTCTTCTACAGCAATTCTAGATACTCTAGAGTAGGAGGAATATCGTTACAAGAACTCAACCATTTAGAATTACAGTTCCTGGTTTTGTGCGATTTTGAACTACTGATATCAGTCAATGAATTGCAGAGATATGCAGACTTACTATACAGGTTCTGGAACAATGCAACAGCACAATCACAAGCTCTAGTAACGAGTGTGTAG
- the FCY21 gene encoding purine-cytosine permease (similar to Saccharomyces cerevisiae FCY21 (YER060W)) — MPQTREISVNNAEEMRYELKDLESRVRDAKTPSTNEFYEDVESHGTEELFETKLSILNRIAAGLSAETKGIEPITDEEKTDDSILNAASMWFSANMVLPAYAIGALGPMVFDLNFGQSVLIIIFFNLLGLISVAFFSVFGAELGLRQMILSRYLVGNVAARIFSFINFIACIGWGIVNTVASSQVLNMVNPGHQCPLWAGCLVIIGATVIVTFFGYGVIHSYEKWAWVPNFAVFLVIIARLAKSKKFVLGEWTSGPTTAGNVLSFGSTIYGFAAGWTTYAADYTVYMPRKTNKYKIFFSLVVGLATPLFFTMILGAAVAMAAIGDPVWKAYYDQNSIGGLTFAVLVPNSVHGFGQFCCVLLSLSTIANNVPNMYTIALSVQATWEPLAKVPRVVWTLLGNAAALGIAIPACYYFSTFMNYFMDSIGYYLSIYIAIACSEHFFYRRSFNAYNVDDWDNWQRLPIGIAGTSALIVGAFGVALGMCQTYWVGEIGRLIGDYGGDIGFELGLSWAFIVYNIARPLELKYFGR, encoded by the coding sequence ATGCCTCAAACGCGTGAAATTTCTGTGAACAACGCTGAAGAAATGAGATATGAGCTTAAAGACCTTGAGTCTCGAGTTCGCGATGCAAAGACTCCATCAACAAACGAATTCTATGAAGATGTAGAATCGCATGGAACAGAAGAATTGTTCGAGACTAAACTGTCAATTCTAAACAGAATTGCTGCCGGCTTAAGTGCTGAAACAAAAGGTATTGAACCAATtactgatgaagaaaaaacagacGATTCTATTCTGAACGCTGCATCTATGTGGTTTTCGGCTAATATGGTATTGCCTGCCTACGCTATTGGTGCCCTGGGGCCCATGGTATTTGACCTAAATTTCGGCCAAAGTGTTTTGATtataattttcttcaacctCTTGGGATTGATATCTGTTGCGttcttttctgtttttggCGCAGAACTAGGGCTAAGACAGATGATATTGTCCAGATATCTGGTAGGTAATGTCGCAGCTAGaatcttctctttcatcaattttattGCTTGTATAGGTTGGGGTATTGTCAATACTGTAGCAAGCTCGCAAGTACTAAATATGGTTAACCCTGGACACCAATGTCCTCTCTGGGCTGGTTGCCTAGTGATTATCGGTGCTACTGTGATCGTAACCTTTTTCGGTTACGGAGTCATTCATTCTTACGAGAAATGGGCATGGGTACCTAACTTTGCCGTCTTTTTGGTTATTATTGCTCGTCTCGCAAAGtccaaaaaatttgtccTTGGTGAATGGACATCTGGTCCTACTACCGCTGGTAATGTGCTTTCCTTTGGTTCAACAATTTATGGATTTGCTGCAGGCTGGACGACATATGCCGCTGATTATACCGTTTACATGCCAAGGAAAACGAATAAATAcaaaatcttcttctcaCTTGTAGTGGGTTTGGCAACACCATTATTCTTCACTATGATTCTCGGTGCTGCTGTGGCAATGGCAGCTATCGGTGACCCAGTCTGGAAGGCATACTACGATCAAAACTCCATTGGTGGTTTAACATTTGCTGTTCTCGTTCCTAATTCTGTCCATGGCTTCGGTCAGTTCTGTTGTGTGTTGTTATCTTTGTCCACTATAGCTAATAATGTTCCCAATATGTACACTATTGCTTTATCAGTGCAAGCTACCTGGGAACCTCTTGCAAAAGTACCAAGGGTGGTTTGGACTCTATTAGGCAATGCGGCTGCGCTGGGTATTGCCATTCCTGCCTGCTACtatttttctactttcATGAATTACTTTATGGATTCAATCGGTTACTATTTGTCTATTTATATTGCCATCGCATGTTCAGAGCACTTCTTCTACAGACGTTCGTTCAATGCTTACAACGTTGATGACTGGGATAATTGGCAACGACTGCCTATTGGCATTGCGGGTACCTCTGCCTTAATTGTAGGAGCCTTCGGTGTTGCGTTGGGAATGTGCCAAACTTATTGGGTTGGTGAAATTGGACGTCTAATCGGTGATTACGGTGGTGATATTGGGTTTGAGTTAGGGTTAAGTTGGGCATTTATTGTTTACAATATTGCTAGACCTTTAGAGCTTAAATACTTTGGCCGTTGA
- the SMKI05G1420 gene encoding purine-cytosine permease (similar to Saccharomyces cerevisiae FCY22 (YER060W-A); ancestral locus Anc_7.241) — MSVIDAQGVNHELKDLESGAHDTKTFSANVYYEDVESRGSNELVDDKLESQGTQDLVETQPSFFNRIAAALNAETNGIEPIKEEEKTDNSILNAATIWFSANMVIVACSVGALGPLIFGLNFGQSVLVIIFFNILGLIPVAFFSIFGVELGLRQMILSRYLAGNLTARFFSLVNIICCIGWCVLNIAVSAQLLNMVNEGSGHVCPIWAGCLVIACGTAFVTFFGYGVVHAYEKWSWIPNFAAFLVIIAQLSRSGKFTTGEWVGGATTAGNVLSFGSSVFGSAAGWATYAADYTVYMPKNTSKSKIFFSVVAGLAFPLFFTMILGAACGMAAVNDKTWAAYYEKNSMGGIIYAILVPNSLHGFGQFCCVLLALSTVANNVPGMYTVALSAQALWEPLAKIPRVVWTLAANAATLGLSIPATYYFDGFMQNFMDSIGYYLAIYIAIACSEHFFYRRSFSAYNIDDWDNWNGLPIGIAGISALVVGAFGVALGMCQTYWVGEISRLIGEYGGDIGFELAGSWAFIVYNIVRPLELKYFGR, encoded by the coding sequence ATGTCCGTTATTGATGCACAAGGTGTGAACCATGAGCTCAAAGATCTCGAATCTGGAGCTCATGACACGAAGACTTTTTCAGCTAACGTATACTATGAGGATGTAGAATCGCGCGGATCCAACGAGTTGGTTGATGATAAGCTAGAATCACAAGGAACACAAGATTTAGTTGAAACCCAACCGTCTTTCTTTAATAGAATTGCTGCTGCTTTGAATGCCGAGACAAACGGTATCGAACCAATCAAGGAGGAAGAGAAAACTGATAACTCTATACTTAATGCTGCTACAATATGGTTCTCAGCCAATATGGTTATCGTAGCATGCTCTGTAGGTGCATTGGGTCCCTTGATTTTCGGTCTAAATTTCGGTCAGAGTGTTCTGgttatcatcttttttaaCATTTTAGGATTGATACCTGTTGcatttttctctatttttgGTGTAGAATTGGGGTTAAGGCAAATGATTCTTTCTAGATATCTGGCTGGTAACTTAACCGCAAGGTTTTTCTCACTTGTCAACATTATCTGTTGTATAGGATGGTGTGTTTTGAATATTGCTGTTTCCGCCCAATTGCTTAATATGGTGAACGAAGGCTCTGGTCATGTTTGCCCTATTTGGGCCGGTTGTTTGGTCATTGCTTGTGGTACTGCGTTTGTAACATTCTTCGGTTATGGAGTGGTGCATGCATATGAGAAATGGTCATGGATACCAAATTTTGCTGCCTTTTTAGTTATCATCGCTCAACTCTCGAGATCAGGGAAGTTTACAACGGGTGAATGGGTAGGAGGTGCGACTACCGCAGGTAATGTTTTATCTTTTGGTTCATCGGTTTTCGGATCAGCTGCGGGTTGGGCAACTTATGCAGCTGATTACACTGTTTATATGCCAAAGAACACGAGCAAGtccaaaattttcttttctgtgGTTGCTGGTCTAGCATTCCCCCTGTTTTTCACCATGATTCTAGGTGCTGCTTGTGGGATGGCCGCTGTTAATGACAAAACCTGGGCGGCATACtacgaaaaaaattctatgGGCGGTATTATATATGCTATTTTGGTTCCTAATTCTCTGCACGGATTCGGTCAATTTTGTTGTGTTCTTTTAGCACTTTCAACTGTTGCAAATAATGTTCCCGGAATGTATACTGTTGCTTTATCCGCCCAGGCTTTGTGGGAACCTTTGGCCAAAATACCGAGAGTGGTGTGGACACTCGCTGCCAACGCTGCAACGTTAGGTCTTTCCATTCCAGCCACCTATTACTTTGATGGTTTTATGCAGAACTTCATGGATTCCATCGGTTATTATCTGGCTATTTATATTGCCATCGCATGTTCAGAGCACTTCTTCTACAGACGTTCGTTCAGTGCTTACAATATTGATGACTGGGATAATTGGAACGGTCTACCTATTGGTATTGCGGGTATATCTGCTTTGGTTGTAGGAGCCTTCGGTGTTGCGTTGGGTATGTGCCAAACTTATTGGGTTGGCGAAATCAGTCGTTTGATTGGCGAGTATGGTGGTGATATTGGGTTTGAGTTGGCTGGAAGTTGGGCTTTCATTGTCTACAATATTGTAAGACCTTTAGAACTCAAATACTTTGGTCGCTAG
- the CEM1 gene encoding fatty acid synthase CEM1 (similar to Saccharomyces cerevisiae CEM1 (YER061C); ancestral locus Anc_7.242): MSKRVVVTGLGCVTPLGRSLSESWKNLLSSKNGLTPITSLSNYEVDYKPKEKSIPSTITVGKIPEDHDQNSAIHRLLLTGQDERRTSSFIKLAIRTTYEALHNAGLLNPNDVTINTSLCNLDRFGCLIGSGIGSIQDIYLTSLQFHNENKRINPYFVPKILTNMAAGNVSIKFNLRGLSHSVSTACATGNNSIGDAFNFIRLGMQDICVAGASETSLHPLSLAGFIRAKSITTDGISRPFDTQRSGFVLGEGCGMIVMESLEHAQKRNAKIICELVGYGLSSDACHITSPPADGNGAKRAIDMALEMARLKPADIDYVNAHATSTLLGDKAECMAVISALFPGRSNDKPLYISSNKGAIGHLLGAAGAVESVFTICSLRDDKIPHTLNLNNVLPLESSESNKLHFVRDTPLEGANPHYALCNSFGFGGVNTSLLFKRWGKS, encoded by the coding sequence atgtcaAAAAGAGTAGTTGTAACAGGTTTGGGGTGTGTAACACCGTTAGGAAGATCATTAAGTGAGTCATGGAAAAATCTActttcttccaaaaatgGACTCACACCAATCACGTCCTTATCCAATTACGAAGTGGATTATAAGCCTAAAGAGAAAAGTATTCCGTCAACAATAACAGTAGGGAAGATCCCAGAAGATCATGACCAAAATTCAGCCATCCACAGATTGCTATTAACTGGCCAAGATGAGAGAAGAACCTCAAGTTTTATCAAATTAGCAATACGTACAACATATGAAGCACTTCATAATGCTGGTCTGTTGAATCCAAACGACGTAACCATTAATACATCTCTTTGTAATTTGGATCGTTTTGGTTGCCTCATAGGATCTGGCATAGGATCCATTCAGGACATATACCTGACTTCCCTACAATTtcataatgaaaataaaagaataaaccCGTATTTTGTACCCAAGATCCTTACGAATATGGCAGCTGGTAATGTTTCCATAAAATTCAACCTTCGAGGATTATCTCATAGTGTTTCTACAGCATGTGCCACAGGCAATAATTCAATTGGCGACgctttcaattttatccGATTGGGTATGCAAGATATCTGCGTTGCTGGAGCAAGCGAAACAAGTTTACATCCATTAAGTCTAGCTGGTTTCATCAGAGCGAAATCAATTACCACTGACGGAATTTCCAGACCGTTTGATACACAACGGTCGGGATTCGTACTTGGCGAAGGATGCGGAATGATTGTTATGGAATCCTTAGAACATGctcaaaagagaaatgcAAAAATAATCTGTGAACTAGTGGGTTATGGTTTAAGCAGTGATGCTTGTCACATCACCTCCCCCCCTGCTGATGGAAATGGTGCCAAAAGAGCAATAGACATGGCTCTTGAAATGGCCCGATTGAAACCTGCTGATATTGATTACGTCAATGCTCATGCCACATCAACCTTGTTAGGTGATAAAGCAGAGTGCATGGCTGTGATTTCTGCACTTTTTCCAGGAAGGTCCAACGATAAGCCCTTGTACATATCAAGTAATAAAGGTGCAATTGGTCATCTATTAGGTGCAGCTGGTGCTGTAGAAAGTGTATTCACGATTTGTTCCTTAAGGGATGATAAGATACCGCATACGTTAAACTTGAACAATGTTCTACCTCTGGAAAGTAGCGAGTCCAATAAGCTCCATTTCGTAAGAGATACACCTTTAGAAGGAGCTAATCCGCATTATGCATTATGCAATAGCTTCGGATTTGGAGGAGTTAACAcatctcttcttttcaaaagatggGGAAAAAGTTGA
- the GPP2 gene encoding glycerol-1-phosphatase HOR2 (similar to Saccharomyces cerevisiae HOR2 (YER062C) and RHR2 (YIL053W); ancestral locus Anc_7.243), with amino-acid sequence MGLTTKPLSLKVNAALFDVDGTIIISQPAIAAFWRDFGKDKPYFDAEHVIEISHGWRTYDAIAKFAPDFANEEYVNKLEGEIPVKYGEKSIEVPGAVKLCNALNALPKEKWAVATSGTRDMAQKWFEHLGIKRPKYFITANDVKQGKPHPEPYLKGRNGLGYPINEQDPSKSKVVVFEDAPAGIAAGKAAGCKIIGIATTFDLDFLKEKGCDIIVKNHESIRVGGYNAETDEVEFIFDDYLYAKDDLLKW; translated from the coding sequence ATGGGATTGACTACTAAACCTTTATCTTTGAAAGTTAACGCCGCTTTGTTCGACGTCGACGGTACAATTATTATCTCTCAACCTGCTATTGCGGCATTCTGGAGGGACTTTGGTAAGGACAAGCCTTATTTCGATGCCGAACACGTAATCGAAATTTCGCACGGTTGGAGAACTTACGATGCTATTGCTAAGTTTGCTCCTGACTTTGCCAATGAAGAATACGTTAACAAGTTAGAAGGTGAAATCCCGGTTAAGTACGGTGAAAAATCTATCGAAGTTCCTGGGGCAGTCAAGCTATGTAACGCTTTGAACGCCctaccaaaagaaaaatgggCTGTGGCCACTTCTGGTACCCGCGATATGGCCCAAAAATGGTTTGAACACCTAGGAATCAAGAGACCGAAGTATTTCATCACTGCTAACGATGTTAAACAAGGTAAACCTCACCCAGAACCATACTTGAAGGGAAGAAATGGCCTAGGGTATCCAATTAACGAACAAGATCCTTCCAAATCTAAGGTAGTAGTATTTGAAGACGCTCCGGCAGGTATTGCGGCCGGTAAGGCTGCTGGCTGTAAGATCATTGGTATTGCCACTACTTTCGATTTGGACTTTTTAAAGGAGAAGGGCTGTGACATTATTGTCAAGAACCACGAATCCATCAGAGTCGGAGGCTATAATGCCGAAACAGATGAAGTTGAATTCATCTTTGATGATTACTTATACGCTAAGGATGATCTACTGAAGTGGTAA
- the THO1 gene encoding Tho1p (similar to Saccharomyces cerevisiae THO1 (YER063W); ancestral locus Anc_7.244) gives MADYSSLTVVQLKDILTKRNLSVGGLKNELVQRLIKDDEESNGNSGELTQDQNQERESEPSTNEKAASQDIAENDVQNESKEETVAKEVNKEVQEPFDGTSTTVPETKQPAAAPALSPEEVKAQALDLLSKKMHRANKFGQDEADIDSLKRQINRVEKFGVDLNSKLAEELGLVTRKREPESSNSSKLKNRNKNASNRSRVSKNRRGSNRSGYRR, from the coding sequence ATGGCAGACTACTCTTCCCTTACTGTTGTTCAATTAAAGGATATATTGACCAAGAGAAACCTATCCGTAGGTGGGTTGAAGAATGAACTGGTGCAAAGGCTGATAAAggacgatgaagaatcAAACGGTAACAGCGGAGAGCTCACCCAGGATCAGAATCAAGAACGAGAATCAGAACCTTCTACTAATGAAAAGGCTGCCTCTCAGGACATTGCCGAAAATGACGTTCAGAATGAgtctaaagaagaaaccGTCGCCAAAGAGGTTAACAAGGAGGTTCAAGAACCTTTTGACGGAACTTCTACTACTGTCCCGGAAACCAAGCAACCTGCTGCTGCCCCTGCTTTATCACCGGAAGAGGTCAAAGCCCAAGCATTGGATCTTTTAAGTAAGAAAATGCACCGTGCCAACAAGTTTGGTCAAGATGAAGCAGATATTGACTCCCTAAAAAGACAGATAAACCGTGTAGAAAAGTTTGGCGTTGATTTGAATAGTAAATTGGCAGAAGAACTAGGCCTTGTCACCAGGAAAAGGGAACCTGAAAGTAGCAATAGCAGTAAATTAAAGaatagaaacaaaaacGCAAGCAACCGTTCTAGAGTGAGTAAAAACAGAAGAGGTAGTAACCGCTCTGGTTACAGAAGGTAG